From a single Brassica oleracea var. oleracea cultivar TO1000 chromosome C5, BOL, whole genome shotgun sequence genomic region:
- the LOC106295957 gene encoding uncharacterized protein LOC106295957: MKFAKIQKRMITIILLCLLVTSSSETAPQTQLAAPLEPTGEVTNSPTKPLGFPAENQNQPILGQPSSASSVNQPLTGFNQPSSTGLNQPILGQPSSSSLNQPLTGFNQPSSTGFNQPISSSSSNSALNQPFGNRINQNSLSGSNVPFLNGNSKLEVPITKFVFIWIALLLALHGTDRN; the protein is encoded by the coding sequence ATGAAATTCGCCAAAATCCAAAAGAGGATGATCACAATCATTCTTCTCTGCCTTTTGGTTACATCATCTTCAGAGACTGCTCCACAAACCCAATTGGCCGCACCACTAGAACCAACAGGAGAAGTCACCAATTCACCAACAAAGCCACTAGGTTTTCCAGCTGAGAACCAGAACCAACCAATTCTTGGTCAACCATCTTCTGCTTCTTCTGTAAACCAGCCTTTAACCGGATTTAATCAGCCATCATCAACTGGACTCAACCAACCGATTCTTGGTCAACCATCTTCTTCTTCTTTAAACCAGCCTTTAACCGGGTTTAATCAGCCATCATCAACTGGATTTAACCAACCAATTTCTTCTTCATCTTCTAATTCTGCTCTCAACCAGCCATTTGGGAATCGAATCAACCAAAACAGTCTCTCCGGAAGCAACGTTCCATTTCTTAATGGAAACTCGAAGCTGGAAGTTCCCATTACAAAGTTTGTCTTCATCTGGATTGCTCTTCTCCTTGCTTTGCACGGTACAGACAGGAACTGA
- the LOC106295956 gene encoding uncharacterized protein LOC106295956, translating into MGTVCSSGFKDDDHDHDDKKLSHDHDKKLRSTVDDDKSRGFSGKLKSMTRRKTSDPYYSDHYGRKSSKPNENHVNFSGELGPVPPLRSDSTKFMQRNSFLGRAGVMGLEKAVGVIDTLGSSMSGMNPVNGFHSGVLSSSRGRKVTILAFEVANTIAKGAALLQSLSEESLKLMKKDMLRSKGVKKLVSTDTIELQILAASDKREELDLFSGEVIRFGNMCKDLQWHNLDRYFNKLDTENSEHIVLKDEAETAMHELVTLARFTSELYHEWQALDRFEQDYRRKLAEVESLNLSRRGESIVILQNELKQQRKLVRSLKKKSLWSRNLGEIIEKLVDVVCYIRQSIVEVFGNNGLKANEGKQGRERLGEAGLSLHYANLIQQIDSIASRPSSLPSNVRDTLYNALPVYVKTALRPRLQSLDPEEELSVSEIKAEMEKSLKWLVPFATNTTKAHQGFGWVGEWANSKIEFGKSKSENNGNPTRLQTLHHADKLKVDSYVLELVVWLHRLIKSSKKRVHGVKLPETNHGSQPNNITISNTQLSLSPDFTYKKQLSLEDRMLLDSVQSTRFGPNLSKSQEFVGLKKKNKNKKGIKIWALSRSTGNSPKVNISGKNSSSDLDVLDGLNFAFRQAV; encoded by the exons ATGGGAACTGTTTGTTCATCTGGTTTCAAAGATGATGATCATGACCATGATGATAAGAAGCTGAGTCATGATCATGATAAGAAGCTGAGATCCACCGTTGATGATGATAAGTCAAGAGGTTTCTCTGGGAAGCTCAAGTCCATGACAAGAAGAAAGACCTCTGATCCGTATTATTCTGACCATTACGGTAGGAAAAGCTCCAAGCCTAATGAGAATCACGTCAACTTTTCCGGTGAACTCGGGCCCGTGCCTCCGTTAAGATCAGACTCTACCAAG TTTATGCAGAGGAACTCGTTTCTGGGAAGGGCAGGGGTTATGGGGCTAGAGAAGGCGGTTGGAGTAATAGACACGTTAGGGAGCAGCATGTCTGGTATGAACCCGGTCAACGGGTTTCACTCGGGTGTTCTATCGTCGTCTCGTGGTCGCAAAGTCACTATATTGGCATTCGAAGTGGCCAACACGATAGCTAAAGGTGCTGCCTTGCTGCAATCCCTCTCTGAAGAGAGTCTCAAGCTTATGAAAAAGGATATGTTGCGTTCCAAGGGTGTTAAGAAGTTGGTTTCTACTGACACCATAGAGTTGCAAATTCTTGCTGCTTCTGACAAAAG GGAGGAACTTGATCTTTTCTCTGGAGAGGTTATAAGGTTTGGCAATATGTGCAAAGACCTACAGTGGCACAATCTTGATAGATATTTTAACAA GCTTGACACAGAGAACTCGGAGCATATAGTGCTCAAAGATGAGGCAGAGACAGCGATGCACGAGCTCGTCACTCTTGCCCGATTCACTTCT GAATTATATCACGAGTGGCAAGCTTTGGATAGGTTTGAACAAGATTACAGGAGAAAGCTCGCAGAAGTGGAGTCTTTAAACCTTTCTAGGAGAG GAGAGAGTATCGTCATCTTACAAAATGAACTGAAACAACAGAGGAAACTCGTGCGGAGCTTGAAGAAGAAGTCGCTCTGGTCCCGGAATCTGGGAGAG ATAATCGAGAAGCTTGTGGATGTGGTTTGCTATATTCGTCAATCGATTGTGGAAGTTTTTGGCAACAACG GTCTAAAAGCCAATGAAGGGAAGCAGGGAAGAGAACGGTTAGGTGAAGCCGGTCTTTCGTTGCACTATGCTAATCTTATCCAGCAAATTGATAGTATT GCGTCCCGACCTTCATCACTTCCTTCTAATGTAAGGGACACACTGTACAATGCATTACCTGTTTATGTCAAGACAGCTCTTCGTCCTCGGCTACAGAGTCTTGATCCTGAGGAAGAG CTTTCAGTATCTGAGATCAAAGCTGAAATGGAGAAGTCGCTTAAATGGCTTGTCCCATTCGCCACAAACACCACCAA GGCGCATCAAGGCTTTGGATGGGTAGGCGAGTGGGCAAATTCAAA AATAGAGTTTGGGAAGAGTAAAAGCGAGAACAACGGGAACCCAACACGGCTTCAGACACTTCACCACGCGGATAAACTAAAAGTTGATTCATACGTACTTGAACTCGTCGTATGGCTTCATAGACTAATAAAGTCATCAAAGAAACGAGTTCACGGCGTTAAGCTTCCAGAAACCAACCATGGCTCTCAGCCCAACAACATAACCATCTCTAATACGCAACTATCTCTCTCCCCTGACTTCACCTATAAAAAACAACTCTCTCTAGAAGACAGGATGCTGTTGGACAGTGTACAAAGCACAAGATTTGGACCTAATCTAAGTAAGAGTCAAGAGTTCGTCGGCCTGAAGAAGAAGAACAAGAACAAGAAAGGAATCAAGATCTGGGCGCTGAGCAGAAGTACAGGTAACTCTCCAAAAGTCAATATTTCAGGTAAAAACTCTTCTAGTGATTTGGATGTCCTTGATGGTTTGAATTTCGCTTTCCGACAAGCGGTTTGA
- the LOC106295801 gene encoding serine carboxypeptidase-like 14 isoform X2, whose amino-acid sequence MDAWVLKFLLPQLLIVLIIQLADASSVIKYLPGFEGPLPFELETGYIGVGEAEEDQMFYYFIKSKRNPEEDPLLVWLSGGPGCSSLTGLFYENGPLAFNVEPYNGSIPSLVSTTYSWTKVANIIYLDQPVGTGFSYSRNPFADRPSDTRAAKRVNEFLRRWLDKHPEYFSNPFYVTGNSYSGKVVPAIVQEISNGNYICCKPQINLQGYVIGNPITNFDFDNNTRVPFAHGMALISDELFESMKRSCGGDYFHVDPLNTECLKLVKDYKKSVSRVHEANVLQSNCDKTSPDCYMYRYSLSEYWANSDSVRSALTVAKGTKGKWEQCNWSLNCKQDIQSSIPYHMNNSVKGYRSLILSGDHDMTIPFIGTQEWIRSLNFSIIEKWRPWMIQDKVAGVAGTRQSIDQWRASSCSRGG is encoded by the exons ATGGATGCTTGGGTACTCAAGTTTCTGCTTCCACAACTTCTGATTGTGTTGATTATTCAGCTTGCTGATGCAAGCTCTGTCATCAAATATCTTCCTGGCTTTGAGGGCCCTCTGCCTTTTGAGCTTGAAACCGG TTACATTGGTGTCGGTGAGGCAGAGGAAGATCAAATGTTCTATTACTTCATCAAATCTAAGAGGAACCCTGAAGAAGACCCTCTTCTTGTCTGGTTAAGTGGAGGACCTGGCTGCTCTTCTCTCACTGGCCTTTTTTATGAGAATG GGCCTCTGGCTTTCAATGTTGAGCCCTACAATGGAAGTATCCCTTCTTTGGTCTCTACTACATATTCATGGACTAAG GTTGCAAATATAATATATTTGGACCAGCCTGTTGGGACTGGCTTCTCCTACTCAAGAAACCCATTTGCTGATAGACCAAGTGACACAAGAGCAGCTAAGCGGGTCAATGAGTTTCTTCGTCGG TGGCTAGACAAGCATCCTGAATATTTCTCCAATCCTTTTTATGTAACCGGAAACTCTTATTCCGGTAAGGTGGTTCCAGCCATCGTTCAAGAAATCTCAAATG GAAATTATATATGTTGCAAACCTCAAATAAATCTTCAG GGCTATGTGATCGGAAACCCGATAACAAACTTTGATTTTGATAATAACACTCGCGTTCCATTTGCTCATGGAATGGCACTCATATCTGATGAACTCTTTGAG TCGATGAAGAGAAGCTGTGGAGGAGACTATTTTCATGTGGATCCTCTTAACACGGAATGCTTGAAACTCGTTAAAGACTACAAGAAG TCTGTCTCTAGAGTACATGAAGCAAATGTTCTGCAATCAAACTGTGACAAAACATCTCCTGATTGCTAT ATGTATCGGTATTCACTATCCGAATACTGGGCTAATAGCGACAGTGTACGCAGTGCACTTACAGTGGCGAAG GGGACTAAAGGAAAATGGGAGCAATGTAACTGGAGCTTGAATTGCAAGCAAGACATTCAAAGCAGCATACCATACCATATGAATAACAGCGTCAAAGGCTATCGATCTCTCATCCTCAG TGGTGATCACGATATGACAATCCCTTTCATTGGAACTCAAGAGTGGATAAGGTCTCTAAACTTTTCCATTATTGAGAAATGGAGGCCATGGATGATACAAGATAAAGTCGCTGG GGTGGCGGGCACACGCCAGAGTATAGACCAGTGGAGAGCTTCATCTTGTTCGAGAGGTGGATAA
- the LOC106295801 gene encoding serine carboxypeptidase-like 14 isoform X3 gives MWLDKHPEYFSNPFYVTGNSYSGKVVPAIVQEISNGNYICCKPQINLQGYVIGNPITNFDFDNNTRVPFAHGMALISDELFESMKRSCGGDYFHVDPLNTECLKLVKDYKKSVSRVHEANVLQSNCDKTSPDCYMYRYSLSEYWANSDSVRSALTVAKGTKGKWEQCNWSLNCKQDIQSSIPYHMNNSVKGYRSLILSGDHDMTIPFIGTQEWIRSLNFSIIEKWRPWMIQDKVAGYTQTYANKMTYATVKGGGHTPEYRPVESFILFERWISGQTL, from the exons ATG TGGCTAGACAAGCATCCTGAATATTTCTCCAATCCTTTTTATGTAACCGGAAACTCTTATTCCGGTAAGGTGGTTCCAGCCATCGTTCAAGAAATCTCAAATG GAAATTATATATGTTGCAAACCTCAAATAAATCTTCAG GGCTATGTGATCGGAAACCCGATAACAAACTTTGATTTTGATAATAACACTCGCGTTCCATTTGCTCATGGAATGGCACTCATATCTGATGAACTCTTTGAG TCGATGAAGAGAAGCTGTGGAGGAGACTATTTTCATGTGGATCCTCTTAACACGGAATGCTTGAAACTCGTTAAAGACTACAAGAAG TCTGTCTCTAGAGTACATGAAGCAAATGTTCTGCAATCAAACTGTGACAAAACATCTCCTGATTGCTAT ATGTATCGGTATTCACTATCCGAATACTGGGCTAATAGCGACAGTGTACGCAGTGCACTTACAGTGGCGAAG GGGACTAAAGGAAAATGGGAGCAATGTAACTGGAGCTTGAATTGCAAGCAAGACATTCAAAGCAGCATACCATACCATATGAATAACAGCGTCAAAGGCTATCGATCTCTCATCCTCAG TGGTGATCACGATATGACAATCCCTTTCATTGGAACTCAAGAGTGGATAAGGTCTCTAAACTTTTCCATTATTGAGAAATGGAGGCCATGGATGATACAAGATAAAGTCGCTGG ATACACCCAAACTTATGCTAATAAGATGACATATGCCACTGTGAAA GGTGGCGGGCACACGCCAGAGTATAGACCAGTGGAGAGCTTCATCTTGTTCGAGAGGTGGATAAGTGGACAAACTCTCTAA
- the LOC106295801 gene encoding serine carboxypeptidase-like 14 isoform X1, whose product MDAWVLKFLLPQLLIVLIIQLADASSVIKYLPGFEGPLPFELETGYIGVGEAEEDQMFYYFIKSKRNPEEDPLLVWLSGGPGCSSLTGLFYENGPLAFNVEPYNGSIPSLVSTTYSWTKVANIIYLDQPVGTGFSYSRNPFADRPSDTRAAKRVNEFLRRWLDKHPEYFSNPFYVTGNSYSGKVVPAIVQEISNGNYICCKPQINLQGYVIGNPITNFDFDNNTRVPFAHGMALISDELFESMKRSCGGDYFHVDPLNTECLKLVKDYKKSVSRVHEANVLQSNCDKTSPDCYMYRYSLSEYWANSDSVRSALTVAKGTKGKWEQCNWSLNCKQDIQSSIPYHMNNSVKGYRSLILSGDHDMTIPFIGTQEWIRSLNFSIIEKWRPWMIQDKVAGYTQTYANKMTYATVKGGGHTPEYRPVESFILFERWISGQTL is encoded by the exons ATGGATGCTTGGGTACTCAAGTTTCTGCTTCCACAACTTCTGATTGTGTTGATTATTCAGCTTGCTGATGCAAGCTCTGTCATCAAATATCTTCCTGGCTTTGAGGGCCCTCTGCCTTTTGAGCTTGAAACCGG TTACATTGGTGTCGGTGAGGCAGAGGAAGATCAAATGTTCTATTACTTCATCAAATCTAAGAGGAACCCTGAAGAAGACCCTCTTCTTGTCTGGTTAAGTGGAGGACCTGGCTGCTCTTCTCTCACTGGCCTTTTTTATGAGAATG GGCCTCTGGCTTTCAATGTTGAGCCCTACAATGGAAGTATCCCTTCTTTGGTCTCTACTACATATTCATGGACTAAG GTTGCAAATATAATATATTTGGACCAGCCTGTTGGGACTGGCTTCTCCTACTCAAGAAACCCATTTGCTGATAGACCAAGTGACACAAGAGCAGCTAAGCGGGTCAATGAGTTTCTTCGTCGG TGGCTAGACAAGCATCCTGAATATTTCTCCAATCCTTTTTATGTAACCGGAAACTCTTATTCCGGTAAGGTGGTTCCAGCCATCGTTCAAGAAATCTCAAATG GAAATTATATATGTTGCAAACCTCAAATAAATCTTCAG GGCTATGTGATCGGAAACCCGATAACAAACTTTGATTTTGATAATAACACTCGCGTTCCATTTGCTCATGGAATGGCACTCATATCTGATGAACTCTTTGAG TCGATGAAGAGAAGCTGTGGAGGAGACTATTTTCATGTGGATCCTCTTAACACGGAATGCTTGAAACTCGTTAAAGACTACAAGAAG TCTGTCTCTAGAGTACATGAAGCAAATGTTCTGCAATCAAACTGTGACAAAACATCTCCTGATTGCTAT ATGTATCGGTATTCACTATCCGAATACTGGGCTAATAGCGACAGTGTACGCAGTGCACTTACAGTGGCGAAG GGGACTAAAGGAAAATGGGAGCAATGTAACTGGAGCTTGAATTGCAAGCAAGACATTCAAAGCAGCATACCATACCATATGAATAACAGCGTCAAAGGCTATCGATCTCTCATCCTCAG TGGTGATCACGATATGACAATCCCTTTCATTGGAACTCAAGAGTGGATAAGGTCTCTAAACTTTTCCATTATTGAGAAATGGAGGCCATGGATGATACAAGATAAAGTCGCTGG ATACACCCAAACTTATGCTAATAAGATGACATATGCCACTGTGAAA GGTGGCGGGCACACGCCAGAGTATAGACCAGTGGAGAGCTTCATCTTGTTCGAGAGGTGGATAAGTGGACAAACTCTCTAA
- the LOC106295800 gene encoding reticuline oxidase-like protein, which yields MNKTYLIFLLFFAASYSSPGAAADPANVYEDFVRCFKNKTNISDEDLTDVVLPRTSVFFTPVLRAYIRNARFNTSSTPKPSVIVLPRVDSHVQAAVICTKTLNLQLKIRSGGHDYDGLSYVSAVTFIVLDLSNFRNITVDMKDDGGSAWVQTGATLGELFYRIWEKSEVHAFPAGICPTVGVGGHVSGGGYGHMIRKFGLTIDYVVDATIVDVSGRVLDRKSMGEDLFWAIRGGGAGSFGVVLAFKVKLVEVPKTVTVFRIDKTTDQNALDMVYKWQFVAPRTDPGLFIRVLLASPTKNKTQTVNAKVRALYLGNASDVVSMMAKEFPELGLKIDDCKEMTWIQSLLWWMNYKDVEKVKPGVLLERDPGSAKFVKRKSDYVEKEITKPELNRLIQQLETLDRTGLVLNPYGGNLNATATNETAFPHRHKLYKIQHSSTWSDPRPEADRLYVGSLRTTYRIMTPFVSKNPRSSYLNYRDVDIGVNDHGKDSYRKGEIYGRKYFGENFDRLVRVKTAVDPENFFRNEQSIPTLPHKRR from the coding sequence ATGAATAAAACGTATCTTATCTTTCTTCTCTTCTTTGCTGCATCGTATTCATCACCGGGCGCTGCAGCAGATCCCGCGAATGTCTACGAAGACTTTGTCCGATGTTTCAAAAACAAGACGAACATCTCCGACGAGGATCTAACCGACGTCGTTTTGCCCCGTACCAGCGTTTTCTTCACCCCCGTTCTACGCGCATACATCAGAAATGCTCGTTTCAACACATCATCAACGCCGAAACCGTCCGTCATCGTGCTGCCACGTGTTGATTCCCACGTTCAAGCCGCCGTGATCTGCACCAAAACGCTGAATCTCCAGCTCAAGATCCGGAGCGGAGGCCACGACTACGACGGTCTCTCTTACGTCTCCGCCGTAACGTTCATCGTCCTCGATCTCTCTAACTTCCGAAACATCACCGTCGATATGAAAGACGACGGAGGATCCGCTTGGGTTCAAACCGGAGCCACGCTCGGCGAGCTTTTCTACCGGATCTGGGAGAAGAGCGAGGTGCACGCTTTCCCTGCCGGAATATGTCCTACCGTCGGCGTCGGAGGACACGTAAGCGGCGGCGGATACGGACACATGATTCGAAAGTTCGGGCTCACGATAGATTACGTCGTGGACGCTACCATCGTCGACGTCAGCGGCCGAGTTCTTGATCGGAAATCGATGGGGGAGGATCTCTTCTGGGCGATACGAGGCGGAGGAGCCGGAAGCTTCGGCGTCGTTTTGGCTTTTAAGGTGAAACTCGTGGAGGTTCCCAAAACCGTCACCGTCTTCAGGATAGATAAAACGACGGACCAAAATGCCCTCGACATGGTCTATAAATGGCAGTTCGTGGCTCCAAGAACCGACCCGGGTCTGTTCATAAGAGTTTTGTTAGCCTCTCCGACCAAAAACAAGACGCAGACGGTGAACGCTAAGGTAAGAGCTTTGTATCTGGGAAACGCCAGCGACGTCGTTTCAATGATGGCGAAGGAGTTCCCTGAGCTGGGTCTGAAGATAGATGATTGTAAGGAGATGACGTGGATCCAATCACTCTTGTGGTGGATGAACTACAAAGACGTGGAGAAAGTAAAACCGGGAGTTTTACTTGAAAGAGATCCGGGCTCCGCTAAATTTGTCAAGAGGAAATCGGATTACGTGGAGAAGGAGATAACCAAACCCGAACTAAACCGGTTGATTCAGCAATTGGAGACGTTAGACAGAACCGGTTTGGTTTTGAATCCATACGGAGGGAATCTAAACGCGACCGCAACCAACGAAACGGCATTTCCACATAGGCACAAACTATACAAAATCCAACATTCGTCGACATGGTCAGATCCTAGACCAGAAGCGGACAGGCTTTACGTTGGTAGTTTAAGAACGACCTATAGAATCATGACTCCGTTTGTGTCGAAAAACCCTAGGAGCTCGTATTTAAACTATAGGGATGTCGATATCGGGGTTAACGACCATGGAAAGGATAGTTATCGAAAGGGAGAAATCTATGGGAGGAAGTATTTCGGAGAGAACTTTGATCGGTTGGTTCGGGTGAAAACCGCTGTAGATCCGGAGAATTTCTTTAGGAATGAGCAGAGTATACCAACCTTACCTCATAAGAGAAGGTAG
- the LOC106343779 gene encoding reticuline oxidase-like protein: MENMLVLCLLLLSVSVATSQSVIDSATFLRCIVRQGLNPPDQTSEVTYIPTNSSFTTVLRRRIPNLRFDKPTSPKPLAVVTVKNWSQIGTALACSRELSVQVRIRSGGHDFEGLSYTSTVPFFVIDMFNFRSIDVNLTEGTAWVDSGATIGELYYRIAEKTNVFGFPAGLTPTLGVGGHFSGGGYGTMMRKYGLSVDNVVGSGIIDSNGNIYTDRVSMGEDLFWAIRGGGAASFGIVLGYRIRLVPVPERVTVFTVGKTVGEGAFDLIMKWQSFAPSTDRNMFVKLSLTIVNGTKPGEKTVLASFIGMYLGGSSKTLNVMNRDFPELKLKRIDCTEMRWIDSVLFWAGYPIGTPTSVLLDTTVANKLFMKRKSDYVKQPISRTGLDLILKKLVQVEKVEMNWNPYGGRMGEITSSRTPFPHRAGNLFNIEYLIDWSEAGDAVEKDYLSRAREMHGFMTPYVSSNPREAYLNYRDLDIGSGGNSTTYEGGKVYGAKYFKDNFERLVNIKSIYDEINFWRNEQSIPVRK; this comes from the coding sequence ATGGAAAACATGCTCGTGCTCTGTCTGCTACTGCTCTCAGTTTCAGTTGCAACTTCACAGTCCGTGATTGATTCGGCCACTTTCCTCCGATGTATCGTACGACAGGGATTGAACCCACCGGATCAAACCTCTGAAGTAACCTACATCCCAACAAACTCCTCTTTCACCACCGTCCTCCGCCGCCGCATACCCAACCTCCGTTTCGACAAACCCACCAGCCCAAAACCCCTCGCCGTCGTCACCGTAAAAAATTGGTCGCAAATCGGAACGGCGCTAGCATGCTCTCGCGAGCTCTCTGTCCAGGTCAGAATCCGAAGCGGAGGCCACGATTTCGAAGGTCTGTCTTACACCTCCACAGTCCCGTTTTTCGTCATCGACATGTTCAATTTCAGATCGATCGACGTCAACCTCACAGAGGGGACAGCTTGGGTAGATTCCGGCGCCACCATCGGAGAGCTTTACTACCGTATCGCAGAGAAGACCAATGTCTTTGGATTTCCAGCGGGTTTGACTCCGACGTTAGGCGTTGGTGGACATTTCAGCGGTGGAGGGTACGGAACTATGATGAGAAAGTACGGCTTGTCCGTGGACAATGTTGTCGGATCCGGAATCATTGATTCAAATGGGAATATCTATACCGATCGAGTTTCAATGGGAGAAGATCTTTTCTGGGCGATTCGAGGAGGTGGAGCGGCGAGCTTCGGCATAGTGCTGGGATACAGAATCCGACTGGTCCCGGTGCCGGAGAGAGTTACGGTGTTCACGGTCGGCAAAACCGTCGGAGAAGGAGCTTTTGATCTTATAATGAAGTGGCAGAGTTTCGCTCCCAGTACAGATCGGAACATGTTCGTGAAGCTGTCGTTGACTATAGTCAACGGTACGAAGCCTGGTGAGAAGACGGTTTTAGCCTCCTTCATTGGGATGTATTTAGGTGGGTCGAGTAAGACGTTGAACGTGATGAACCGGGATTTCCCGGAACTAAAGCTGAAGAGAATCGATTGTACGGAAATGAGATGGATCGATTCGGTTCTATTCTGGGCCGGTTATCCGATCGGTACACCAACTTCCGTACTGTTGGACACGACAGTTGCGAACAAGTTGTTCATGAAACGTAAATCAGACTACGTGAAGCAGCCGATTTCGAGAACCGGTCTCGATCTGATACTCAAGAAATTGGTGCAAGTTGAAAAGGTTGAAATGAATTGGAATCCCTACGGAGGAAGAATGGGTGAGATCACGAGTTCGAGGACTCCATTCCCACATAGAGCAGGAAACTTGTTCAACATTGAGTATCTTATAGACTGGTCGGAAGCTGGAGATGCGGTGGAGAAGGATTACTTGTCACGTGCACGTGAGATGCATGGGTTCATGACCCCATACGTGTCTAGTAATCCGAGGGAAGCGTATCTTAATTACCGTGATCTTGACATAGGGTCAGGTGGTAATTCAACCACTTACGAAGGAGGTAAAGTCTATGGAGCTAAATATTTCAAAGACAACTTCGAGAGGTTAGTGAATATTAAATCCATCTATGATGAGATAAACTTTTGGAGGAACGAACAAAGTATTCCGGTTCGGAAATAA